The Candidatus Liberimonas magnetica genome window below encodes:
- a CDS encoding LptF/LptG family permease, protein MNIITRYLVKEFLKPLLFSSVVFGGLVLLSEFFRELNFYLEKKASFVYVFEYLFLNLPWWIIQVLPVAVLLAVLFSLGGLARSGEITAIKAAGINLWRIIGLLIICGIVIGLIDVILREKIIPYTTNRAEYIRISLIKKENIETQFEHHNLVISLPENGRMTIGYLNANLGRVENIVIDYYNKDFVLVSQLVSPQGSFDGKNWHMENGVERIFNGNRFSEAYFAKKIIGLPFTPEDFIHVGKRPEQMSFKEQKKYISRLKNIGIPVEKEVILMHLRWALPLSHLIVMFLGIPFALSFGSKHGKILSFTFALIFASFYWAVQAIGQSLGENKVVSPILAAWLGNIVFGFIGIILLIKVKK, encoded by the coding sequence ATGAATATAATCACACGTTATTTAGTCAAAGAATTCCTTAAGCCCCTGCTCTTCAGCTCTGTTGTGTTTGGCGGGCTGGTTTTATTGTCGGAATTCTTCAGGGAATTGAATTTTTACCTTGAAAAAAAGGCTTCATTCGTTTACGTTTTTGAATATTTGTTTCTTAACCTGCCTTGGTGGATAATTCAAGTACTTCCCGTAGCAGTACTCTTGGCGGTCCTGTTTTCATTAGGAGGGCTTGCTAGGAGCGGCGAAATAACCGCAATAAAAGCAGCCGGTATAAATCTATGGCGCATAATCGGATTACTTATAATCTGCGGAATAGTTATTGGTTTAATAGATGTTATTTTAAGAGAAAAGATAATACCCTATACTACCAATAGGGCTGAATATATAAGAATTTCCTTGATAAAAAAAGAAAATATCGAAACACAGTTCGAGCATCACAACCTTGTAATTTCCTTACCCGAGAACGGCAGAATGACCATAGGTTATTTAAATGCCAATTTGGGCAGGGTAGAAAATATCGTTATAGATTATTACAACAAAGATTTTGTATTAGTTTCACAGTTAGTTTCTCCTCAAGGAAGTTTTGACGGGAAGAACTGGCATATGGAAAATGGAGTAGAGCGTATTTTTAACGGCAATCGTTTCAGCGAGGCATATTTTGCAAAAAAAATCATTGGCTTGCCTTTTACACCAGAGGACTTCATTCATGTCGGCAAACGTCCAGAGCAGATGTCTTTTAAAGAACAGAAAAAATACATAAGCCGCTTAAAAAACATCGGGATCCCTGTTGAAAAGGAAGTCATTCTTATGCATTTAAGATGGGCTTTACCTTTAAGCCACCTTATCGTTATGTTCTTAGGTATCCCGTTTGCTTTAAGCTTCGGAAGTAAACACGGAAAGATACTGAGTTTTACTTTTGCATTGATCTTTGCTTCTTTCTATTGGGCAGTACAAGCTATCGGGCAGTCTTTGGGAGAGAATAAGGTTGTATCCCCAATATTAGCTGCGTGGCTTGGGAATATCGTATTTGGGTTCATAGGGATTATTTTGCTAATTAAAGTTAAGAAGTAA
- the ahcY gene encoding adenosylhomocysteinase translates to MKYDIKDIKLADHGKKRIEWAEREMPVLRQIKARFKKEKPFKGIRMACCLHVTTETSNLAITLKEGGADVNLCASNPLSTQDDNAAALVKHYGISTFAIKGEDNKTYYKHINTAIENKPQITMDDGADTVSLIHSKRRDLLDYVIGGTEETTTGVIRLRAMEKEDVLEYPIIAVNDALTKHLFDNRYGTGQSSIDGILRATNVLLSGKFFVVAGYGWCGRGVAMRAKGMGANVIVTEVDPLKAIEATMDGFLVMPMSKAARLGDIFITLTGDINVIAESHFKVMKDGAIVCNSGHFNCEIDIEALKKLSKSTQKAKDFVDEYKLKNGNRIYLLGEGRLINLAAAEGHPASVMDMSFANQALAAEYMVKNCKKLEKKVYSVPEPIDKEIARLKLKSMGVDIDKLTPEQIKYLASWQEGT, encoded by the coding sequence ATGAAATATGATATAAAAGACATAAAACTAGCAGATCATGGCAAAAAGCGTATAGAGTGGGCAGAAAGAGAGATGCCTGTTTTAAGACAAATAAAAGCCCGTTTCAAAAAAGAAAAACCGTTCAAAGGCATAAGAATGGCCTGCTGCCTCCATGTGACAACTGAAACATCGAACCTTGCCATCACGCTAAAAGAGGGCGGTGCTGATGTAAACCTGTGTGCTTCAAACCCTCTTTCTACACAGGATGATAATGCAGCGGCTCTGGTTAAACATTACGGTATTTCTACTTTTGCCATTAAGGGCGAGGACAACAAAACTTATTACAAGCATATAAACACGGCTATTGAAAATAAACCTCAGATAACCATGGATGACGGGGCGGATACAGTTTCTCTGATACATTCAAAAAGAAGGGACCTCCTGGATTATGTTATTGGAGGAACAGAAGAAACAACGACCGGGGTTATCAGGCTACGTGCCATGGAAAAAGAAGATGTTCTTGAATACCCTATTATTGCTGTTAATGATGCACTGACAAAACATCTTTTTGACAACAGGTACGGAACAGGACAGTCTTCGATTGACGGTATTTTAAGAGCGACAAATGTCCTGTTGTCAGGGAAATTTTTTGTTGTAGCCGGCTACGGCTGGTGCGGCAGGGGCGTTGCGATGCGGGCAAAAGGAATGGGGGCAAATGTCATAGTAACTGAAGTAGACCCCTTAAAAGCGATAGAAGCGACGATGGACGGATTTTTAGTTATGCCCATGTCAAAAGCTGCCAGGCTCGGAGATATTTTTATTACTTTAACCGGAGATATAAATGTGATAGCTGAAAGTCATTTTAAAGTAATGAAAGACGGTGCGATAGTATGTAATTCAGGCCACTTCAATTGTGAAATAGATATTGAGGCATTGAAAAAATTGTCAAAGTCTACCCAGAAGGCTAAGGATTTTGTTGATGAATATAAGCTCAAGAACGGCAACAGGATATACCTTTTAGGAGAAGGCAGGCTTATAAACCTTGCTGCGGCAGAAGGCCATCCGGCAAGTGTCATGGACATGTCTTTTGCAAACCAGGCTTTGGCCGCAGAATATATGGTAAAAAACTGCAAAAAACTTGAGAAAAAAGTTTACTCAGTACCTGAACCTATAGATAAAGAAATAGCCCGCCTTAAACTTAAAAGTATGGGTGTCGACATAGATAAACTTACACCGGAACAAATAAAATACCTTGCTTCCTGGCAGGAAGGGACGTAA
- a CDS encoding M6 family metalloprotease domain-containing protein produces MKNRIWSIVLSCWFLLIFKLPLFAVIHINGTDTGPKEYTRPAKKYDEQTLIKMGYAPEKVMGVVAPATGTKKIAVILVQFTISGSNTSGQNTLTSGDIVGFNNTLDYLKNFYNEASCGKLVLDITYFYNNGTASVLTGNETPYKLSSSMASYGADTEASLSQLILDSLNMVNPSALNSSLYDAVIVAHAGYGNESTSNAGDIWSAAVGPFINSSGNQVSANGFTDGTNIPARESNASPIGVTCHEFGHILGLFDLYSTTDSRSRVGKWCLMDYGPWVNNGYTPTHPSVWCKKYLGWVNPIKITNDETISAILPVQISSTTSYQVPILGSTQEYFLICHSTASTYDPNTPGGGIMIMHIDEGIIDGSSFIDRMANNSLNNYSHNTVGIEPAGNSDPSNPPYGNPNDLWPGIKKTFASPDSDSYSGKVSNITISNISFSGNKAGFVTTNLSMTDVASIQSIVNYPNPCGQGYFHPRKNTGVITTFALKLSKVTDNIGLSIYNLAGEKIIDVAGNNFQFKVTQSSDYKIVYEYDWNGKNQNFENVAPGIYFYKFNVGNETKTGKMAVAR; encoded by the coding sequence ATGAAAAATAGAATATGGTCTATCGTTTTATCTTGCTGGTTTCTTTTAATATTCAAATTGCCGCTTTTTGCAGTTATACATATTAATGGTACAGACACTGGCCCAAAGGAATATACAAGACCGGCAAAGAAATATGATGAACAAACCTTAATAAAAATGGGTTATGCTCCCGAAAAGGTCATGGGGGTAGTAGCGCCTGCAACCGGGACTAAAAAAATTGCAGTAATACTCGTACAATTTACAATAAGCGGTTCTAATACTTCCGGACAAAATACCTTAACTTCCGGCGATATTGTAGGTTTTAATAACACCCTGGACTATTTGAAGAATTTTTATAATGAAGCCTCTTGCGGAAAATTAGTGCTTGATATAACGTATTTCTATAATAATGGGACGGCATCTGTTTTAACAGGGAATGAAACTCCGTACAAGCTTAGCAGTTCGATGGCCAGCTATGGTGCTGATACAGAAGCCAGCCTTAGCCAGCTTATTCTGGATAGCTTAAACATGGTAAATCCGTCTGCCCTTAATTCTTCGCTCTATGACGCTGTAATTGTCGCACATGCAGGTTACGGCAATGAATCTACCTCAAATGCAGGAGATATCTGGTCTGCTGCTGTAGGGCCGTTTATAAACTCATCTGGTAATCAGGTGTCAGCAAACGGTTTTACGGATGGCACGAATATACCTGCAAGAGAAAGCAATGCAAGCCCGATAGGTGTAACCTGTCATGAATTTGGCCATATACTGGGCCTTTTTGACCTCTACTCAACAACTGATTCTAGAAGCAGGGTAGGTAAATGGTGCCTGATGGATTACGGCCCATGGGTAAATAACGGTTATACACCTACGCATCCAAGCGTGTGGTGCAAAAAATATCTGGGTTGGGTTAATCCAATCAAAATCACTAATGATGAGACAATTTCAGCTATCCTTCCGGTACAGATTTCATCAACTACATCTTATCAGGTTCCGATACTTGGAAGCACACAGGAATATTTTCTAATATGCCATTCAACTGCATCAACTTATGACCCTAATACCCCGGGCGGGGGTATAATGATCATGCATATAGACGAAGGAATAATTGACGGAAGTTCATTTATCGACAGGATGGCAAATAATTCTCTTAATAATTATTCCCATAATACAGTAGGTATCGAACCGGCAGGCAATAGTGATCCAAGTAATCCTCCTTATGGAAATCCAAATGATCTTTGGCCGGGCATAAAAAAAACGTTCGCTTCTCCAGATTCTGATTCATATTCGGGCAAAGTATCAAATATCACAATATCAAATATCTCGTTCTCAGGAAATAAAGCAGGTTTTGTAACGACGAACCTTTCCATGACAGATGTTGCGAGCATCCAAAGCATCGTAAATTACCCAAACCCTTGTGGCCAGGGATATTTCCATCCAAGGAAAAATACAGGTGTAATCACTACTTTTGCCTTAAAACTATCAAAGGTTACAGATAATATAGGCTTATCCATATATAACCTGGCAGGCGAAAAAATTATAGATGTAGCGGGCAATAATTTTCAATTTAAGGTCACTCAATCATCGGATTATAAAATAGTTTATGAATATGACTGGAATGGAAAAAATCAGAATTTCGAAAATGTAGCGCCTGGTATTTATTTCTATAAATTCAATGTGGGAAATGAAACAAAAACCGGTAAAATGGCGGTCGCAAGATAA
- a CDS encoding LptF/LptG family permease, with translation MKIIYKYILKEFVESFIFGLLVFSCILLIDQVFQLVNLLLSKGIPSLTVLKLFILVLPNILTLTIPMAVLFGILLSYGRLSEDNEITALRSTGFKYWDFTSPVLLLILSLSIFLVYFNQNIAPLTHNKFRKIYKEIIEQKPLIKFEEKAIINIDEYKVYVNKVDKKNNLIKGINIYKFSNTKDDASSFWRIGAQTSYVSVTPSEIVFNLKDGYWQKPNPVRPENLVHMKFSNYMFTIPITEKTMPFSQSLKEMKGKAILEEIKNFKQKNLPIHFLETEYWMRLTLAFAPFIFAGLGMPLGIILEKGGKSISFGFSLLILFSYYMLLITGLNIAEKGYVPPAIMLCMPNIISLVLGGWLWHNMLKK, from the coding sequence GGCCTTTTGGTGTTTTCCTGCATCTTATTAATAGATCAGGTATTTCAACTTGTAAACCTGCTTTTGTCAAAGGGGATACCCTCTTTGACTGTTTTAAAACTTTTTATTCTGGTTTTGCCCAATATCTTAACGTTAACAATACCCATGGCTGTTTTGTTTGGGATCCTCTTATCCTATGGCAGGCTTTCTGAAGACAATGAAATAACAGCCCTTCGCTCAACAGGGTTTAAATATTGGGATTTTACTTCCCCAGTTTTATTGTTGATACTTTCTTTGAGTATTTTTTTAGTGTACTTTAACCAGAATATCGCCCCTCTTACTCACAATAAATTTAGAAAGATCTATAAAGAGATCATTGAACAAAAACCATTAATCAAATTCGAAGAAAAAGCTATAATAAATATAGACGAGTACAAGGTCTACGTTAACAAAGTCGATAAAAAGAATAACCTTATAAAAGGCATAAATATCTATAAGTTTTCGAACACAAAAGATGACGCTTCATCGTTCTGGCGCATAGGAGCTCAAACTTCATATGTTTCTGTGACACCCTCAGAAATAGTATTCAACCTTAAAGACGGCTATTGGCAAAAACCCAACCCTGTCCGCCCCGAGAACCTGGTCCATATGAAATTTTCAAATTACATGTTTACTATACCTATCACAGAAAAAACCATGCCCTTTAGCCAATCCTTAAAGGAAATGAAAGGGAAGGCAATTTTAGAAGAAATTAAGAATTTTAAACAAAAGAATTTGCCGATCCATTTTTTAGAAACCGAATACTGGATGAGATTAACATTAGCCTTTGCGCCTTTTATTTTTGCCGGCCTAGGCATGCCTTTAGGCATTATCCTTGAGAAAGGCGGAAAATCCATTAGTTTTGGGTTCAGCTTATTGATACTTTTTAGTTATTACATGCTATTAATAACAGGTCTAAATATAGCAGAAAAGGGTTACGTACCGCCAGCAATAATGTTGTGTATGCCAAACATTATTTCTTTGGTATTAGGAGGCTGGCTCTGGCATAATATGTTGAAAAAATAG